A stretch of the Halomonas sp. BDJS001 genome encodes the following:
- the urtB gene encoding urea ABC transporter permease subunit UrtB: MRRFLSLALLCFLLLGMTLTAQAQSTDAASSSTNDAAALELLEALDVESYTAKGEAITAILQSDDERARDWLQALLDGRLQRTEEGRFVLVLENRGRDWPVADVLTGEALGEMSRRDLERIGINNNLRNQLRSAIAVVDLYSPNVERRRSSAERLLGEVDEELAQPLSELISEEEDSQVVRRLSQALAIYQVENGELEGVETLQGSLHPRARVALSRAANGDDPVVADAATAALISIEQNLKINRGLETLYFGLSLGSVLVLAAIGLAITFGVMGVINMAHGELIMLGAYTTWAMQQLLPGQPGLALILSIPAGFMVAALAGIAIERSVIQFLKGRPLETLLATFGISLILQQLVRTGISPLNRTVITPEWMSGSLVINDALSLTLNRMYVLGFALVVFACLMLVMRRTRLGLEVRAVTQNRAMARSMGIRATRVDIMTFALGSGVAGLAGVALSQLTNVGPNLGQNYIIDSFMVVVFGGVGNLWGTLVAGLSLGVINQVLEPWAGAVLAKIIVLVFIILFIQKRPRGLFPQKGRAAEG, from the coding sequence ATGAGGCGTTTCCTTTCCTTGGCGCTGCTCTGTTTCCTGCTGCTGGGTATGACCCTTACAGCACAGGCACAATCAACAGACGCCGCCAGCAGTTCCACTAATGATGCGGCCGCGCTTGAGCTGTTAGAGGCGCTGGACGTTGAGTCTTATACCGCCAAAGGCGAAGCCATTACCGCTATTCTGCAAAGCGACGACGAGCGTGCTCGTGATTGGCTGCAGGCCTTGCTGGATGGACGCCTGCAGCGCACCGAAGAGGGTCGCTTCGTACTGGTACTCGAGAACCGGGGCCGCGACTGGCCGGTGGCCGATGTACTGACCGGCGAGGCGTTGGGAGAGATGTCCCGGCGCGACCTGGAGCGTATCGGCATTAATAACAACCTGCGCAATCAGCTGCGCAGTGCGATTGCCGTGGTTGACCTCTATTCCCCCAACGTAGAGCGCCGCCGCTCTTCGGCAGAGCGGTTATTGGGTGAAGTTGACGAAGAGCTTGCCCAGCCGCTGAGTGAGCTGATTAGTGAAGAGGAGGATAGCCAGGTGGTACGTCGGCTCTCCCAGGCGTTAGCGATCTATCAAGTGGAGAACGGTGAGCTTGAAGGGGTAGAAACGCTTCAGGGTAGCCTGCACCCCCGGGCACGCGTCGCGCTTAGCCGTGCGGCTAACGGTGATGACCCGGTTGTCGCCGATGCGGCCACCGCTGCGCTGATAAGTATTGAACAAAATCTTAAAATCAACCGAGGCCTGGAAACCCTCTATTTCGGTTTAAGCCTTGGCTCGGTATTAGTGCTGGCGGCGATAGGCCTAGCCATCACCTTTGGGGTCATGGGCGTGATCAATATGGCCCACGGCGAGCTGATTATGCTGGGCGCCTACACCACCTGGGCGATGCAGCAGCTGCTGCCAGGCCAGCCCGGTTTGGCACTGATTCTGTCGATCCCCGCCGGGTTTATGGTGGCGGCACTGGCGGGTATCGCCATTGAGCGCAGCGTAATCCAGTTCCTCAAAGGCCGCCCGCTGGAAACCCTGCTGGCCACCTTTGGTATTAGTCTTATTCTGCAGCAGCTGGTGCGCACCGGCATTTCACCACTCAACCGCACCGTGATTACCCCTGAGTGGATGAGCGGCTCATTAGTGATTAACGACGCGCTTTCGTTAACGCTCAACCGTATGTACGTGCTGGGGTTTGCACTGGTGGTTTTTGCCTGTTTGATGCTGGTAATGCGACGTACCCGGCTGGGTCTTGAGGTGCGCGCCGTGACCCAGAACCGCGCCATGGCCCGTTCCATGGGTATTCGCGCCACCCGTGTCGATATCATGACCTTTGCCCTGGGCTCCGGTGTGGCCGGTCTTGCCGGAGTGGCGCTTTCACAGCTCACCAACGTTGGCCCCAATCTGGGCCAAAACTACATCATCGACTCCTTTATGGTGGTGGTGTTCGGCGGCGTGGGCAATTTGTGGGGCACGCTGGTGGCTGGCCTATCGCTGGGTGTTATCAACCAGGTGCTTGAGCCCTGGGCGGGTGCAGTGCTGGCAAAAATAATCGTGCTGGTCTTTATCATCCTATTCATTCAAAAACGCCCGCGTGGACTCTTCCCGCAGAAGGGCCGGGCTGCGGAGGGCTAA
- a CDS encoding diguanylate cyclase yields the protein MRYKDKYQLAAEWQTLLERTPKPLRQAVEALVESHGDYFADHFYQVMLEDPHASLFLSNDQVEQRLNPSMRRWLKAMFAVDHADFESLVEQQEKVGQVHARIDIPVNLVLNGARQLKQAFYQQINATFKSPLSPGDASVYVSDHIDMAMEIMSHAYSVASDRNARTEEAYKLFSLTQSIGDERERQRSALLNWENMLMFAVAAQQDLTTLPRLSNSDFGLWYFHKACHAFEGAPEIATISRHIQQVDREWLEVLLHEDPSQRLQALSEIRDAARTVLMLLDDVLERASGLDAGRDSLTRLLNRKFLSVVLSREIEIARHSELCFALLMVDIDHFKSINDTHGHDAGDSVLQQVASILDRSTRGGDYVFRMGGEEFLIVLVNTDHDGSRLFAERLRQSVAKEPMLAGADTLLNVTISVGVTLHDGHPDYHRSLQRADQALYQAKRSGRDRVVVQ from the coding sequence ATGCGCTATAAAGATAAATATCAGCTCGCCGCCGAGTGGCAGACGCTTCTGGAGCGTACGCCTAAGCCGTTGCGGCAAGCCGTCGAGGCCCTGGTGGAAAGCCACGGTGATTACTTTGCTGACCACTTTTATCAGGTGATGCTGGAAGACCCGCACGCCTCGCTGTTTCTCTCCAATGATCAAGTAGAGCAGCGTTTAAACCCTTCAATGCGGCGCTGGCTGAAGGCCATGTTTGCCGTCGATCACGCCGATTTTGAGTCCCTGGTTGAGCAGCAGGAAAAAGTGGGGCAGGTGCATGCACGCATCGATATACCGGTTAACCTGGTGCTTAACGGGGCGCGGCAGCTTAAACAGGCGTTTTATCAGCAGATCAACGCCACCTTCAAAAGCCCGCTATCGCCGGGGGATGCTTCGGTATATGTCTCCGACCATATCGATATGGCCATGGAAATTATGAGCCACGCCTACTCGGTGGCCAGTGACCGTAATGCGCGCACCGAAGAGGCGTATAAGCTATTTTCTCTTACTCAAAGCATCGGTGACGAGCGTGAACGTCAGCGTTCGGCGCTGCTGAACTGGGAAAATATGCTGATGTTTGCCGTTGCCGCCCAGCAGGATTTGACCACACTGCCGCGGTTATCCAATTCCGATTTTGGTCTGTGGTACTTCCATAAAGCGTGCCATGCGTTTGAGGGCGCGCCGGAGATTGCCACTATCTCTCGCCATATTCAGCAAGTGGATCGTGAGTGGCTGGAAGTCCTGCTCCATGAAGACCCTAGCCAACGGCTCCAGGCGCTGAGTGAGATTCGTGACGCCGCTCGTACAGTGTTGATGCTGCTCGACGATGTGCTGGAACGTGCCTCCGGTTTAGATGCTGGACGCGACAGCTTAACCCGGCTGCTCAACCGCAAGTTTTTGTCGGTGGTGCTTAGCCGCGAGATTGAGATCGCCCGCCATTCGGAGCTCTGTTTTGCGCTGTTAATGGTCGATATCGACCACTTTAAGTCGATTAATGACACCCATGGGCACGACGCAGGCGACAGCGTGCTGCAGCAGGTGGCGAGTATCCTTGACCGATCCACCCGGGGCGGTGATTACGTGTTCCGCATGGGCGGCGAGGAGTTTTTGATTGTGCTGGTCAATACTGACCACGATGGCAGCCGATTATTTGCTGAGCGTTTGCGTCAGTCGGTGGCGAAAGAGCCAATGCTCGCCGGCGCCGATACGCTGCTAAACGTAACGATCAGCGTGGGAGTCACACTCCACGACGGTCACCCCGACTATCACCGCTCCTTACAGCGGGCCGACCAGGCGCTTTATCAAGCGAAGCGCAGCGGGCGGGATCGGGTAGTGGTTCAGTGA
- a CDS encoding antitoxin Xre/MbcA/ParS toxin-binding domain-containing protein encodes MDVHFTQYQPPKALAFGFWQQIGLPARGRKLHELLHEGVEYRVYPQLAKVSGIEQKALASYVDIPPATLSRRAKSGRFKMAESDRLYRFAELFKAALDLFEGDADGARAWLLKPNAGLGGRRPVEMSATSAEYQTVLNLIGRLEHGVSV; translated from the coding sequence ATGGATGTCCATTTCACTCAGTACCAACCACCCAAAGCCTTGGCGTTCGGTTTCTGGCAACAAATTGGCCTGCCTGCCCGTGGCCGAAAGCTGCATGAGTTATTGCATGAAGGCGTTGAGTACCGGGTTTACCCTCAGCTTGCCAAAGTGTCAGGTATTGAGCAGAAAGCACTGGCGAGCTATGTGGACATTCCCCCTGCCACGTTGAGCCGTCGCGCCAAATCGGGCCGTTTCAAGATGGCGGAAAGCGACCGGCTGTATCGCTTTGCTGAACTCTTTAAAGCGGCGCTGGACCTGTTTGAAGGCGACGCCGATGGCGCACGCGCTTGGCTGCTCAAGCCTAATGCAGGGCTAGGCGGGCGCCGTCCTGTCGAAATGAGCGCAACCTCGGCGGAGTATCAAACGGTGCTTAACTTGATCGGGCGGCTTGAGCATGGTGTCTCGGTATGA
- the urtC gene encoding urea ABC transporter permease subunit UrtC — MSLTTESSTNFWLTRPFSERSTQIFLGVLLAALALVTILHVVVPPGNPLHVGAYTVNLFGKYLSYALLAVAVDLVWGYLGILSLGHGAFFAIGGYAMGMYLMRQIGERGTYGHPVLPDFMVFLNWDSLPWYWLGFDMAWFAFAMVLIAPGLLALVFGFLAFRSRVTGVYLSIITQALTFALMLAFFRNEMGFGGNNGLTDFRELLGYNLRSNDTRLGLFLATGVALGLGYILCRAIVTSKLGRVSIATRDAEARTRFLGYRVERFQLFVFVVSAMLAGLAGALYVPQVGIINPSEFSPIFSIEIVLWVALGGRATLYGAVIGAILVNYAKTIFTGVMPDAWLFALGAMFVLVTVFLPKGVAGLFHYIKRRRRDDNTAAPSTSKEATA, encoded by the coding sequence ATGTCACTAACGACCGAATCATCGACTAACTTTTGGCTGACACGCCCATTCAGCGAACGCTCGACGCAGATCTTTCTTGGTGTGCTGCTGGCCGCCTTGGCGCTGGTGACCATCCTGCACGTAGTGGTGCCGCCAGGTAATCCGCTGCATGTGGGGGCCTACACCGTTAATCTGTTCGGTAAGTACCTAAGCTATGCGCTGCTGGCTGTAGCGGTAGACTTGGTGTGGGGTTACCTGGGGATTTTAAGCCTGGGGCACGGCGCCTTTTTCGCCATCGGCGGCTACGCCATGGGTATGTACCTGATGCGCCAAATTGGTGAACGCGGTACCTACGGCCACCCCGTACTGCCGGATTTTATGGTGTTTTTAAATTGGGACAGCCTTCCCTGGTACTGGCTCGGCTTTGATATGGCCTGGTTCGCCTTCGCCATGGTGCTGATCGCGCCGGGGCTGTTGGCGCTGGTGTTTGGTTTCCTGGCATTTAGATCGCGAGTTACCGGGGTCTATCTATCGATCATTACCCAGGCACTCACCTTTGCATTGATGCTGGCGTTTTTCCGCAACGAAATGGGGTTTGGCGGCAACAACGGTTTAACCGACTTCCGCGAGCTGCTTGGCTACAACTTGCGCAGCAATGACACGCGGCTGGGTCTGTTTCTGGCCACAGGAGTAGCACTCGGGCTTGGGTATATCCTGTGCCGGGCCATTGTGACCAGCAAGCTGGGCCGGGTCAGCATCGCCACCCGTGACGCCGAAGCGCGTACCCGCTTTCTCGGCTATCGGGTCGAACGCTTTCAGCTGTTCGTGTTTGTGGTTTCAGCCATGCTGGCCGGTTTGGCGGGGGCGCTCTATGTACCCCAGGTGGGGATTATCAACCCCAGCGAGTTCTCGCCGATTTTCTCCATCGAGATTGTGCTGTGGGTAGCGTTAGGCGGCCGTGCCACGCTGTATGGCGCGGTGATAGGCGCCATTCTGGTTAACTACGCCAAAACCATCTTTACCGGCGTAATGCCGGACGCCTGGCTATTTGCCTTGGGCGCGATGTTCGTCCTGGTTACGGTGTTTCTGCCCAAAGGCGTGGCGGGGCTGTTTCATTATATCAAGCGTCGCAGGCGCGACGATAATACAGCCGCACCCAGCACGTCCAAGGAGGCTACCGCATGA
- a CDS encoding urease subunit gamma translates to MELTPRDKDKLLLFSAAQLAERRKARGLKLNYPEAVALISFEIMEGARDGRSVADLMSYGREILSREDVMDGVAEMVDEVQVEATFPDGTKLVTVHTPIV, encoded by the coding sequence ATGGAATTAACCCCAAGAGACAAAGACAAGCTGCTGCTGTTCTCAGCCGCCCAATTGGCGGAGCGCCGCAAGGCGCGTGGTTTAAAGCTCAACTACCCGGAAGCGGTGGCACTGATCAGCTTTGAGATTATGGAAGGCGCCCGGGATGGCCGCAGCGTTGCGGATTTAATGAGCTATGGCCGCGAGATTCTCAGCCGTGAAGACGTGATGGACGGCGTCGCCGAGATGGTCGACGAAGTGCAGGTGGAAGCCACTTTCCCCGACGGCACCAAGCTGGTCACTGTCCATACGCCAATTGTGTGA
- a CDS encoding urease accessory protein UreD, which produces MILSDIANPHIASGHRFDAGRRWAASLALTFAQRDGATRMVQARHQGPLRVQRPFYPEGRSEACHVYVLHPPGGLVSGDALTISAHVESGAHALLTTPAANKLYKADSQGVAWTQHTRLSVEDGATLEWLPQETIAFDGSKGEQRTQIDLHGSARCLGWEVMALGRPASDLPYVSGRIEQHFRLTLDGKPLWLERQPLDPLHPRFTGRWGQGGATVQATLWAVGIADAPAAIEALREALPDNPRWAVTVRHGVLLLRYLGNSRNEAWALCEQAWQLLRPRWIEREAHTPRIWLT; this is translated from the coding sequence ATGATTCTGAGCGATATCGCCAACCCCCACATCGCCTCTGGCCACCGCTTCGATGCTGGCCGCCGCTGGGCAGCTTCGTTAGCGCTCACCTTCGCCCAACGCGATGGTGCAACTCGCATGGTGCAGGCGCGCCATCAAGGGCCACTGCGGGTGCAGCGCCCTTTCTATCCCGAAGGGCGTAGTGAGGCTTGCCATGTTTATGTGCTTCACCCGCCGGGCGGATTAGTCAGCGGCGATGCGCTTACCATTAGTGCTCATGTAGAGAGCGGTGCCCATGCGCTGCTGACGACCCCGGCTGCCAATAAGCTCTATAAAGCCGACAGCCAGGGCGTGGCCTGGACGCAGCACACCCGGTTGAGCGTTGAAGATGGCGCGACACTTGAATGGCTGCCCCAGGAGACCATCGCCTTTGATGGTTCCAAGGGCGAGCAGCGCACCCAAATTGATCTTCACGGCAGCGCTCGCTGCCTGGGCTGGGAAGTGATGGCGCTAGGCCGCCCCGCTAGCGACTTACCCTATGTTTCCGGACGTATTGAGCAGCACTTCCGCTTAACCCTGGATGGCAAGCCGTTGTGGCTAGAGCGCCAACCGCTAGACCCACTACACCCACGCTTTACCGGGCGCTGGGGGCAGGGCGGTGCCACGGTGCAGGCCACGCTCTGGGCGGTGGGGATTGCCGACGCGCCTGCGGCCATTGAAGCCTTGCGTGAAGCGCTGCCGGATAACCCGCGCTGGGCGGTTACTGTCCGCCACGGTGTTCTGCTGCTGCGCTATTTAGGCAACTCGCGCAACGAAGCCTGGGCATTATGCGAACAGGCCTGGCAACTGCTGCGCCCCCGGTGGATCGAGCGTGAAGCGCATACACCTCGAATTTGGCTAACCTAA
- a CDS encoding RES family NAD+ phosphorylase: MSEVTAYRLVKRKFQETAFDGEGARLYGGRWNSPGNACVYVASTESLALLEIMVPLESYRLLNAYALLRLTLPAESILSVGAEDLPANWREAPVPAETAELGDGWLASNQSLALAVPSVVVPRELNYMLNPAHPLFDQIIAAAEALPFQPDPRL, encoded by the coding sequence ATGAGCGAGGTCACCGCTTACCGGCTGGTGAAGCGCAAGTTTCAGGAGACAGCGTTTGATGGCGAAGGCGCACGGCTTTACGGTGGGCGCTGGAACAGCCCAGGCAATGCCTGTGTGTATGTGGCAAGCACTGAATCGCTGGCGCTGCTGGAAATCATGGTGCCTCTGGAGAGCTATCGGCTGCTCAACGCCTATGCGCTACTGCGCCTGACGCTGCCCGCCGAAAGCATTCTCAGCGTTGGCGCCGAAGATTTACCTGCAAACTGGCGGGAAGCACCCGTGCCCGCAGAGACCGCCGAACTAGGTGATGGCTGGCTAGCCTCCAACCAGAGTCTGGCACTGGCAGTGCCAAGCGTGGTCGTGCCGAGAGAGCTCAATTACATGCTCAACCCGGCACACCCCTTATTCGATCAAATCATCGCAGCGGCCGAGGCACTGCCCTTCCAACCCGACCCAAGACTTTGA
- the urtE gene encoding urea ABC transporter ATP-binding subunit UrtE, with product MLEIEKLNQFYGESHTLWDLDLEVPTGQCTCVMGRNGVGKTTLLKAVMGEVAVKSGELRYATEAGDIELTKKAVEARSRLGIGYVPQGRQIFPLLTVEENLRTGLAARSDGLKKIPERVYELFPVLKEMKHRRGGDLSGGQQQQLAIGRALVIEPKLLILDEPGEGIQPNIVAQIGQVIRQLIKEDGLTVLLVEQKLPFARKYADRFVIMDRGRPVAKGEISELTNELIKQHLTV from the coding sequence ATGCTTGAGATTGAAAAACTCAACCAGTTTTACGGCGAGAGCCACACGCTGTGGGATCTTGACCTTGAAGTGCCTACTGGTCAGTGCACCTGCGTAATGGGCCGCAACGGCGTGGGCAAAACCACGCTACTGAAAGCCGTGATGGGTGAGGTGGCGGTCAAAAGCGGCGAGTTGCGCTATGCCACTGAAGCAGGTGACATCGAGCTCACCAAAAAGGCCGTTGAGGCCCGTTCCCGTCTGGGCATTGGCTATGTGCCTCAGGGGCGGCAGATTTTCCCGCTACTGACCGTGGAGGAGAACCTGCGTACCGGCCTTGCCGCCCGCAGCGACGGGCTTAAAAAGATTCCTGAGCGGGTCTATGAGCTGTTCCCAGTGCTTAAAGAGATGAAACACCGCCGTGGCGGCGATCTCTCCGGCGGCCAGCAGCAACAGCTGGCGATTGGCCGGGCTCTGGTCATCGAGCCTAAGCTACTGATTCTTGATGAACCGGGGGAGGGTATTCAGCCCAATATTGTGGCGCAAATCGGCCAGGTAATCCGTCAGCTGATCAAAGAAGATGGCCTAACGGTGCTGCTGGTAGAACAGAAACTACCTTTTGCCCGCAAGTATGCCGACCGCTTTGTGATCATGGATCGCGGCCGCCCGGTGGCCAAAGGCGAGATCAGCGAACTCACCAATGAGCTGATCAAGCAGCATCTGACGGTTTAA
- the urtA gene encoding urea ABC transporter substrate-binding protein, with translation MNTLKRSTHPRSLLSRGRFATALLTAAVMGASTQAIAQDDDPIKVGILHSLSGTMAISETVLKDTVEMLIEQQNEAGGLLGRQLEAVVVDPASNWPLFAERARELLAQEEVDVIFGNWTSVSRKAVLPVVEELNGLLFYPVQYEGEESSENVFYTGAAPNQQAIPAVEYLINEVGIERFALVGTDYVYPRTTNRILEAFLKDEHGIADEDIMVNYTPFGHSDWQNIVSEISRFGQEGKPTAVISTINGDANVPFYTELSNQGIDAADIPVIAFSVGEQELTGIDTGPLVGHLAAWNYFMSVDTDENYDFIDAWIDYTGDEEAVTNDPMEAHYIGFNMWAEAVRKAGTTDVDSVKDAIIGVTVPNLSGGYAAMMPNHHITKPVLIGEVQDNGQFDIVWQTPSTVAGDAWSDYLPGSRDLIADWRKPMECGNFNVVNGSCGGSTAAEEAEAALAE, from the coding sequence ATGAACACTCTCAAACGCTCGACACACCCGCGATCACTCCTCTCACGTGGCCGTTTCGCGACGGCTCTGCTAACTGCCGCGGTTATGGGCGCCAGCACCCAGGCTATCGCCCAGGATGATGACCCAATTAAAGTCGGCATCCTGCACTCCCTCTCTGGCACCATGGCGATCAGCGAAACCGTGCTCAAAGACACCGTCGAGATGCTGATCGAACAGCAGAACGAAGCCGGTGGCTTGCTGGGTCGCCAGCTAGAAGCCGTGGTCGTTGACCCCGCCTCTAACTGGCCGCTGTTTGCTGAGCGCGCCCGTGAGCTGCTAGCGCAAGAAGAAGTCGATGTTATCTTTGGCAACTGGACATCGGTATCGCGTAAAGCCGTGCTGCCCGTCGTCGAAGAGCTCAACGGCCTGCTGTTCTACCCGGTGCAGTATGAAGGCGAAGAGTCCTCGGAAAACGTCTTCTATACCGGCGCAGCGCCTAACCAGCAGGCGATTCCTGCGGTTGAGTACCTGATCAATGAAGTGGGTATCGAGCGCTTTGCGCTGGTGGGTACCGACTATGTCTATCCGCGTACCACCAACCGTATCCTCGAAGCCTTCCTCAAGGACGAACACGGCATCGCAGATGAAGACATCATGGTTAACTACACGCCGTTCGGCCATTCGGATTGGCAGAATATCGTGTCTGAAATCAGCCGTTTCGGCCAAGAGGGCAAACCCACCGCGGTGATCTCGACCATCAATGGCGACGCCAATGTGCCTTTCTATACCGAACTCTCCAACCAGGGCATTGATGCGGCTGATATCCCCGTTATCGCTTTCTCCGTAGGCGAACAGGAACTGACCGGTATTGATACCGGCCCGCTGGTCGGCCACCTGGCAGCCTGGAACTACTTCATGAGCGTTGATACGGACGAGAACTACGACTTTATCGATGCCTGGATCGACTACACCGGCGACGAAGAAGCGGTGACCAATGACCCCATGGAAGCGCACTACATCGGCTTTAACATGTGGGCCGAAGCGGTTCGCAAAGCGGGTACTACCGATGTTGATAGCGTTAAAGACGCCATTATCGGTGTGACCGTGCCTAACCTTTCCGGCGGCTATGCAGCCATGATGCCCAACCACCACATCACCAAGCCGGTGTTGATCGGTGAAGTTCAGGACAACGGCCAGTTTGACATCGTTTGGCAGACGCCCTCTACCGTGGCCGGCGACGCCTGGTCTGACTACCTGCCGGGTTCTCGTGACCTGATTGCCGATTGGCGCAAGCCGATGGAGTGCGGCAACTTTAACGTCGTTAACGGCTCGTGCGGTGGCAGCACCGCAGCAGAAGAAGCCGAAGCGGCACTGGCTGAGTAA
- the urtD gene encoding urea ABC transporter ATP-binding protein UrtD, which translates to MSLLQSLTQRDRVFDFMVPQASKVDVRHGPILYMEDVTVSFDGFKAINNLNLTIDDGELRCIIGPNGAGKTTMMDIITGKTRPNSGSVWFGSRHNLLHMNEPDIASLGIGRKFQKPTVFEALSVFENLELAMAADKRIFPTLTARMTGEIKDRIDEVLETIGLTALRHQPAGILSHGQKQWLEIGMLLMQRPRLLLVDEPVAGMTEQEMERTAELLTGLAGKQSVVVVEHDMGFVRSIARQVTVLHQGSVLAEGTMDQVSNDPKVVEVYLGADDEEAA; encoded by the coding sequence ATGAGTTTGCTGCAATCGCTGACCCAGCGTGACCGGGTGTTCGATTTTATGGTGCCCCAGGCATCAAAGGTGGACGTCCGCCATGGGCCGATTCTGTATATGGAGGATGTCACCGTCAGCTTTGATGGCTTTAAAGCCATTAATAATCTCAATCTAACCATCGATGATGGCGAGCTGCGCTGCATTATCGGCCCTAACGGGGCGGGCAAAACCACCATGATGGATATCATCACCGGCAAAACCCGCCCCAACAGCGGCAGCGTATGGTTTGGCAGCCGCCATAATCTGCTGCATATGAACGAACCCGATATCGCCAGCCTGGGCATTGGCCGCAAGTTTCAAAAGCCAACGGTGTTTGAAGCGCTGTCGGTGTTTGAAAATCTTGAGCTGGCCATGGCCGCCGACAAGCGGATTTTTCCCACGCTCACCGCCCGAATGACCGGCGAAATCAAAGACCGCATCGACGAAGTGCTGGAAACCATCGGCCTGACAGCGCTGCGCCATCAGCCTGCGGGGATCCTCTCCCACGGCCAGAAGCAGTGGCTGGAGATCGGCATGCTGCTAATGCAGCGGCCACGCCTGCTGTTGGTGGATGAACCGGTAGCGGGAATGACCGAGCAGGAGATGGAGCGCACCGCCGAGCTGCTAACAGGCCTCGCCGGAAAGCAGTCCGTGGTCGTGGTCGAGCATGATATGGGCTTTGTGCGCTCAATCGCTCGCCAAGTGACCGTGCTGCACCAGGGCAGCGTGCTGGCGGAAGGCACCATGGATCAAGTCTCCAACGACCCCAAAGTGGTCGAGGTCTACCTGGGTGCTGACGACGAGGAGGCCGCCTGA
- a CDS encoding urease subunit beta, giving the protein MIPGEYKLKEGDIELCAGRERISVEVANTGDRPIQIGSHYHFAEANPALVFDRDKTRGFRLDVAAGTAIRFEPGQTREVTLIPYVGKREIYGFRGDVMGALLSNAPDAARNAQKPGEPGGQS; this is encoded by the coding sequence ATGATTCCCGGTGAGTACAAGTTAAAAGAAGGTGATATCGAGCTGTGCGCGGGGCGTGAGCGGATTAGCGTGGAAGTGGCCAATACCGGCGACCGTCCGATCCAGATTGGCTCCCACTACCACTTTGCCGAAGCCAACCCGGCACTGGTGTTTGATCGCGACAAAACCCGAGGCTTTCGCCTGGACGTGGCCGCAGGCACGGCGATTCGCTTTGAGCCCGGCCAGACCCGTGAAGTCACGCTGATTCCCTATGTCGGCAAGCGCGAAATTTACGGTTTCCGCGGCGATGTGATGGGCGCGCTACTCTCTAACGCGCCCGATGCCGCGCGAAATGCACAAAAGCCAGGCGAACCTGGAGGTCAGTCATGA